GTTGCTGGAAGGCGAGGTTTGTCAATTTGAAGCATACATTCTCAAAGGTTGCATACGTACCTATTACATCGATGGGACGGGTGCGGAGGTGACACTTCAGTTTGCGATTGAAGACTGGTGGGTAAGTGACATCACAAGTTTCCAGAACCAGACGCCAAGCCATGTGTACATTGAAACACTGGAAGATTGCCAGGTGCTCCTGCTTACGCCGGAAAGTAAGGAGACGCTGCTGACAGAAGTTTCCGGTTTTGAACGGATGTTCCGGCTAATGGTGCAACGGAACCTGGCGCAGACGCAGGAGAGGCTGTTTCGGACGATCTCAACAAGTGCAGTTGAAAAATATCTTGATTTTCTTAACCGTTACCCCACCATTCCCCAACGTGTAGCCCAGCATTATATCGCTTCATATCTTGGATTTTCGCCTGAATTCCTGAGTAAGGTAAGAAGAAAACTCAGCGCCAGGTAAGGCCCTTTTCGGTAGAACGGACCGATTTTGAATATACGGCGCAAAAAGCTCCACAAATCCTGACCTGCTGCCTTGGGTGTCGAAGTATCAGGCATTGGAATGATTGTTTTTGGACAGGAGGCATAACCAATCATGAAGATAGTCATGGCACAAAATTCAGAAATTGTAGAAGTACTGAATGATCTTATATTAATCAATAACGATCGTATAGAAGGGTATAAAAAGGCATCTGATGAAACAGATGCTTCCGATACAGACCTTAAATCGCTTTTCAGCAACCTTGCTGATCATAGCAGGCAAAACGTATCCGAGCTGACCACCGAGGTCAATGCCCTGGGTGGCGAGCCGGCAACCGGAACAATGGTATCAGGTAAAATATATCGGGCCTGGATGGATATCAAGTCCGCATTCACCAGTGAAAACAGGCAGACTGCGCTCGAAAATTCTGAATTTGGAGAAGATGCGGCGCAGAAAGCTTACGAATCCGCGCTGAAATCAGACGCACTTACGCCAGACCTGCGTTCGCTTATCACCAAACAAAAAGCCACTTTGAGATCCGGCCACGACACAGTAAAGAGGTTGCGTGACGCTGAGAAGGTGCATTAATATTAAACTTCATCATCAACAGACACAAAAAAGCCGGTTTTTCAAGCCGGCTTTTTTGTGTCTGGTTTAGTTTAGAATCCGCAACGAATGCGGAAAGTGATCATTTTTTTGGTTCCGCGGGAAGATGGTCATCGTGTTTTACTTTCGTCGAATCGGCGTTGAGGTTGGATTGATTCGATGGATACCCAAGCGAATCGTCCTGATTATCCTCGCCGACTCCCAATGCTTTCCGGCTTTCAGCGCCGCTGCTATCATTTGGCGTGGTTTCCGTAGCACTCCCTGACCCTGCGCTGCCTTCGCGGTCATCATTTTTCTTTCCGCAGGATGCGAAGAAAAGGCAAAAAGCCAACCCGAGTAATGCACCTTTAGTTCTTATCTTTTTCATGATTTCAGTTTTTGTTGATGTAAGACTTGATTTAATAGTTTGCTTTTTGTTGCTAAATAAGTAATTGATCATCAGTGTGTTGAAAATGTTTGGGTAGCTCGGCAAGAATCGCCTCCGCAGCCCTGTCGACGGCCTTCAGAACAATCTCTTCCGGATTTCCTTTAAAAACTTCCCGGATACCGATTGACTTTCCTTTTATATAGACATGCAAAAAGACAGTCCCGACAGGCTTCTCGGCTGTTTCGCTTCCTCCGGGGCAAGTGAGACCAGTCACAGCCATGTGAATATCCGCGGGTATGAAGGTCTGAAGGCGATGGGCCAGTTCCTGCGTTACCTCAGCGCTTTCCGGTGTGAACGTCCGGATCATATCAGCTGGCACGTGGAGAATAGTTTGCTTCAAAAAGGCATCATAGCAAACCAGCCCGCCTTTCAATACAGTACCCGATTCGGAGCAAAGCGAAAATTCTGCGGAAAGGCGTCCTGCTGTTGCGCTTTCAGCAAATGCAATGCATAGTCCTCTTTCTGCCAATGCTTTACTGCATTCTTTTACAATTTCTGACGGCATATCTGATCATTGAAAAGTGTATACTACGATAGTTTAATAAGCAGCCCTTCGTCACCACTCAGGGTAATCACGTCCGATACGCTCATTCCGATCCGTTCCATTTCAGTGCCTAGAATGACAGTCCCCGAATGGTTTCCTGTGCGTGGTTTGAAATAACCCGGACGGTGGCTGAGGTTGAGAATGATCAGAAATTTTTCATCCCCAAATTCCCTGATATAAGATATGAGCTGCTGGTCAGAATAGCAGGGGCTATAAGCTCCCACATTCAGGGCTGCGTATTCTTTTCTCGCTGCAATCAGTTTATGATAAAATGAAAGCATCGAATGAGGGTCATTTCGCTGGTTATCAACATTTTCTCGCCCGGAATTGTAAGGAAGCCGGAGCCACGGCTTATGTTTCGAAAACCCGCTGTGGATTTCATTGCTCCATTGCATTGGTGTACGGGCCGGGTCGCGGCTCACATTCAGGTCCGGCATATTCAGCCCCTGTGGATCCACGATTTCATCCATCGGAATGGGTACATCCCGCATACAAATTTCATCACCGTAATAAATTGTCGGTGTGCCGCGCAGCGTCAACAGCATCATAGCGGCCACTTTTGCCTGAGCCCGGCCTACACGGCTTGCAATGCGGGGCTTATCATGATTGCCGAGGACCCAGTTGGGCCAGCCCCCCGTAGGCAGTGCTCCTTCGTATTCATCGATGGCCATCGCAATTTGCGGGGCATCCCAGGGAAGGGTGAGCAGTTGAAAATTAAATGGCAAATGTGCCCCCCGGTTATTTTGACCGTAATATGTTACAAGCTTATGAATGGGCAGGTAGATCTCGCCTATCAGGACACGCTCATCGTACTCATCCACAAGCTCCCGCATCATGCGGACGATCGCGTGAACTTCCGGCTGATCGGTAGAATAAACCGGGTTATAATGGTCGTAAATGAGATCTTTCGCGTCATAGGGAGAATTTGGCGCAGGAGGATTATCGCGCAGTTGACTGTCTTTGATCATGTGCCACATCACATCCACGCGGAAGCCGTCAATCCCCTTATCAAGCCAGAAACGCATTACATCCAGCATGACCTGCTGAACTTCCGGGTTTCGCCAGTTCAGATCGGGCTGTTCTTTCAAAAACGCGTGGTAATAGTATTGGCTTGTTTTCTCGTCCCATTCCCAGGCGTGGCCCCCAAAAACGCTGAGCCAATTATTGGGCAGTTCTCCATTTTCGCCTCCGTCGTGCCAGATGTACCAGTCGCGTTTTGGGTTATCGCGGGATGAGCGGCTTTCCAGGAACCACGGATGCTGGTCGGAAGAATGATTCGGGACCAGGTCGAGGAGCAGCTTCATTCCCCGGCTATGTACCTCTTTCAGTAACCCGTCAAAATCTTCCATTGTACCGAAAAGCGGGTGAATGCCGCGGTAGTCGGAAATATCATATCCAAAATCCGCCATCGGGGAAGGATATACCGGTGAAAGCCAGATGCAATCTATTCCCAACCATTGCAGGTAGTCGAGCCTGCTGATAATACCTTTCAGGTCGCCGATACCGTCACCATCCGAATCCTGGAAAGAGCGCGGATATATCTGATATATTACCCCGTGCTGCCACCACAGGTATCTGGTTTCTTCGGGTGTCTCATTCATGGTTTGTTCCACAATCATGTCTTTGCTGTTTGGTCAATGATTTGATTTCGGCACTCAAAAATCGCGCCTAACCGGTTTTGAAACGTTTTCGATTGACAACAACATGAGACAGGGATTTTGGGTGCTAGGAGAATGCAGAAAATCTTCCCGGCTCGAAGCCGCTTTATGGCATGGTTTTTAAACCGGCCTAAACATTCTTGATACGAAACTTTTTTAAAATGGAACAAAAAGCGATTCAGCGGGATAAGTCCTATTTTGAGGTGGCGGAAGGGGTCTGGGGTTTGACGGATATGTTCACAAACGTATATATTGTCAAAAACGAATCGGATGGTTCGTGGGTCCTTATCGATGCCGGCTTAAAGACAGCGTATCCCAAGATCAAAAAAATGGCCGCGAGCCTCTTCGGGGAAAATGCGAAACCGGCCGCCATACTGCTCACCCATGGTCACTTTGATCATACCGGATCCTTAAAGCGGCTGGCAGAAGAATGGAATGTACCAGTATATGCACACTATCTGGAGTTGCCTTATTTAACCGGCAAATCAGCGTATCCACCGCCAGATCCATCTGTGGGAGGTGGCTTGATGACCTATCTTTCGGAATTCTATCCAAAGCATCCGATTGATTTGACCGGACTTGTTGAGGCGTTTCCGGGTATTGATGCCAGTGTTCCGTTTTTGCCCGACTGGACCTATATCCCAACGCCGGGACACGCTCCGGGGCACGTGAGTTTTTGGCGGGAAGGAGATAAAGTTCTGATTGCCGGCGATGCATTTGTCACGACGACGCAAGAGTCCGTATTTTCAGTGCTCACCCAGAGCAAGATCATTTCAGGGCCGCCCAAATACTTCACCTGCGACTGGTTAAAGGCTGAAAGCTCTGTGGAAACACTGGCATCATTGCTGCCGAATGTAGTTGCTACCGGGCACGGCAAGCCCCTTTCGGGAAAAGATATGCAGCAGGAATTGTTGGAGCTGGCTTATTATTTTCAACAACTCGCCGTACCCAAAAGAGGAAGATATATAATGTCGCCTGCGGTTACCGACAGCTCCGGAGTGGTTTCACTTCCGAAAGAAAGTTCGAATCCGGTAGAAATGTTGCTGACTGTGAGTGCAGTTGCGGCGGTCACAGCCTTAGGCTGGGCGCTGTTTTCCCGGTATAAAATGCAAAAAAGTTATGTTTAAAGTGAACTGGTGGATGCGGCTGACTTGTAGCCGTATCCAACCGACACTTTTCCCCAGTAACCTATCCCTTGAATGTGGTAATCAGGATCTCGGAATTCTCCAGAGCCTGTATAGAATGGGCGAGGTGCGCGTGAAAAGTCATCATCTGCCCGGCACTGATGTAAAATATTCTTCCCTCCGTTTCTGCTTTTAGCTCTCCAGACAATACCTGGCAAGTCAGGCATTCATCGATTGCGTGATCATTCACAACAGCCCCGGCTCTCAGCGC
This Dyadobacter sp. UC 10 DNA region includes the following protein-coding sequences:
- a CDS encoding cupin domain-containing protein, giving the protein MEIKSNQSTTNRPDGDRILNAPYVFTDIPMYLQQLKSEKSWEKNDRNAITVFKSDKITMVVAALRAGAVVNDHAIDECLTCQVLSGELKAETEGRIFYISAGQMMTFHAHLAHSIQALENSEILITTFKG
- a CDS encoding alpha-amylase family glycosyl hydrolase, which codes for MIVEQTMNETPEETRYLWWQHGVIYQIYPRSFQDSDGDGIGDLKGIISRLDYLQWLGIDCIWLSPVYPSPMADFGYDISDYRGIHPLFGTMEDFDGLLKEVHSRGMKLLLDLVPNHSSDQHPWFLESRSSRDNPKRDWYIWHDGGENGELPNNWLSVFGGHAWEWDEKTSQYYYHAFLKEQPDLNWRNPEVQQVMLDVMRFWLDKGIDGFRVDVMWHMIKDSQLRDNPPAPNSPYDAKDLIYDHYNPVYSTDQPEVHAIVRMMRELVDEYDERVLIGEIYLPIHKLVTYYGQNNRGAHLPFNFQLLTLPWDAPQIAMAIDEYEGALPTGGWPNWVLGNHDKPRIASRVGRAQAKVAAMMLLTLRGTPTIYYGDEICMRDVPIPMDEIVDPQGLNMPDLNVSRDPARTPMQWSNEIHSGFSKHKPWLRLPYNSGRENVDNQRNDPHSMLSFYHKLIAARKEYAALNVGAYSPCYSDQQLISYIREFGDEKFLIILNLSHRPGYFKPRTGNHSGTVILGTEMERIGMSVSDVITLSGDEGLLIKLS
- a CDS encoding MBL fold metallo-hydrolase: MEQKAIQRDKSYFEVAEGVWGLTDMFTNVYIVKNESDGSWVLIDAGLKTAYPKIKKMAASLFGENAKPAAILLTHGHFDHTGSLKRLAEEWNVPVYAHYLELPYLTGKSAYPPPDPSVGGGLMTYLSEFYPKHPIDLTGLVEAFPGIDASVPFLPDWTYIPTPGHAPGHVSFWREGDKVLIAGDAFVTTTQESVFSVLTQSKIISGPPKYFTCDWLKAESSVETLASLLPNVVATGHGKPLSGKDMQQELLELAYYFQQLAVPKRGRYIMSPAVTDSSGVVSLPKESSNPVEMLLTVSAVAAVTALGWALFSRYKMQKSYV
- a CDS encoding Crp/Fnr family transcriptional regulator codes for the protein MEQKNGMFEKINDYALRCMHFSAQDLEFFDSLLQYKTFPKKTFLLLEGEVCQFEAYILKGCIRTYYIDGTGAEVTLQFAIEDWWVSDITSFQNQTPSHVYIETLEDCQVLLLTPESKETLLTEVSGFERMFRLMVQRNLAQTQERLFRTISTSAVEKYLDFLNRYPTIPQRVAQHYIASYLGFSPEFLSKVRRKLSAR
- a CDS encoding ferritin-like domain-containing protein, whose protein sequence is MAQNSEIVEVLNDLILINNDRIEGYKKASDETDASDTDLKSLFSNLADHSRQNVSELTTEVNALGGEPATGTMVSGKIYRAWMDIKSAFTSENRQTALENSEFGEDAAQKAYESALKSDALTPDLRSLITKQKATLRSGHDTVKRLRDAEKVH
- a CDS encoding CinA family protein is translated as MPSEIVKECSKALAERGLCIAFAESATAGRLSAEFSLCSESGTVLKGGLVCYDAFLKQTILHVPADMIRTFTPESAEVTQELAHRLQTFIPADIHMAVTGLTCPGGSETAEKPVGTVFLHVYIKGKSIGIREVFKGNPEEIVLKAVDRAAEAILAELPKHFQHTDDQLLI